The following are encoded together in the Brassica napus cultivar Da-Ae unplaced genomic scaffold, Da-Ae ScsIHWf_3038;HRSCAF=3832, whole genome shotgun sequence genome:
- the LOC106431701 gene encoding calnexin homolog 1-like yields the protein MMRDRQLFSGLLLILALLSLQNLCHCDDNTVLYESFDEAFDGRWIVSKNGDYEGVWKHAKSEGHDDYGLLVSEKARKYGIVKELDEPLNLKDGTIVLQYEVRFQEGLECGGAYLKYLRPQEAGWTAEGFDSESPYSIMFGPDKCGATNKVHFILKHKNPKSGEYVEHHLKFPPSVPYDKLSHVYTAILKPDNEVRILVDGEEKKKANLLSGEDFEPALIPAKTIPDPEDKKPEDWDERAKIPDPNAVKPEDWDEEAPMEIEDEEAEKPEGWLDDEPEEVDDPEATKPEDWDDEEDGMWEAPKIDNPKCEAAPGCGEWKRPMKKNPAYKGKWSAPMIDNPAYKGIWKPRDIPNPDYFELDRPDFEPIAAIGIEIWTMQDGILFDNMLIAKDEKVAESYRQTTWKPKFDVEKEKQKAEEEAASSADGLKSYQKVVFDLLNKVADISFLSAYKSKITELIEKAEEQPNLTIGVLVSIVIVFFSLFIKLIFGGKKAAPAATVEKKKKPEVGESSKSEDETEKKEETAAAPRKRQPRRDN from the exons ATGATGAGAGACCGGCAGCTATTCTCCGGCCTTCTGCTTATCTTAGCTCTCCTCTCGCTCCAGAACCTTTGCCACTGCGACGATAATACG GTGTTGTATGAATCGTTCGATGAGGCGTTTGATGGTCGCTGGATCGTTTCGAAGAATGGTGATTACGAAG GTGTGTGGAAGCATGCGAAGAGTGAGGGACATGATGATTACGGACTTCTCGTAAGCGAGAAGGCTCGTAAGTACGGTATAGTGAAGGAGCTTGACGAGCCTCTAAACCTCAAGGACGGAACCATTGTTCTTCAGTACGAGGTTCGTTTCCAGGAGGGGCTTGAGTGTGGCGGTGCTTACTTGAAGTACCTCCGTCCTCAGGAAGCTGGATGGACAGCTGAAGGGTTCGACAGTGAATCTCCTTACTCTATCATGTTTGGGCCTGACAAGTGTGGAGCCACAAACAAAGTTCATTTCATCTTGAAACACAAGAACCCAAAGAGCGGCGAGTACGTTGAGCACCATCTCAAGTTCCCTCCCTCTGTTCCTTACGACAAGCTTTCCCATGTCTACACCGCTATCTTGAAGCCAGACAACGAGGTTAGGATTCTGGTTGatggagaggagaagaagaaggctaaTTTACTCTCTGGGGAGGACTTTGAGCCTGCGTTGATCCCTGCCAAGACCATCCCTGACCCTGAAGACAAGAAACCAGAAGACTGGGATGAGAGAGCCAAGATCCCTGATCCTAACGCCGTGAAGCCTGAAGACTGGGACGAGGAGGCACCCATGGAGATCGAAGACGAGGAAGCCGAGAAACCCGAAGGATGGTTAGATGATGAGCCTGAGGAGGTCGATGACCCAGAGGCGACCAAACCTGAAGATTGGGATGATGAGGAAGATGGTATGTGGGAGGCTCCAAAGATTGACAACCCCAAGTGTGAAGCAGCACCAGGCTGTGGTGAATGGAAGAGACCCATGAAGAAGAATCCTGCTTACAAGGGCAAATGGAGTGCGCCTATGATAGACAACCCTGCTTACAAGGGAATCTGGAAGCCCAGAGACATCCCTAACCCTGACTACTTTGAGCTGGACAGACCTGACTTCGAACCCATTGCGGCAATCGGTATTGAGATCTGGACGATGCAAGACGGTATCTTGTTTGACAACATGTTGATAGCGAAAGACGAGAAGGTCGCTGAGAGTTACAGACAGACGACATGGAAGCCGAAGTTCGATGTtgagaaagagaaacaaaaggcGGAAGAGGAGGCTGCTAGCTCTGCTGATGGTCTCAAGAGCTACCAG AAGGTTGTGTTCGACCTCTTGAACAAGGTTGCAGACATTTCTTTCCTAAGTGCCTACAAGTCTAAGATCACA gAACTGATTGAGAAAGCTGAGGAACAACCAAACTTAACCATTGGTGTCCTCGTCTCCATTGTCATAGTATTCTTCTCGCTCTTCATCAAACTTATCTTCGGTGGCAAAAAG GCGGCGCCGGCAGCAactgtggagaagaagaagaaaccagaAGTAGGAGAGAGCTCAAAGAGTGAAGACGAGAcagagaagaaggaagaaacCGCTGCTGCTCCTCGCAAAAGGCAACCGAGGCGTGACAATTAG
- the LOC106431703 gene encoding uncharacterized protein LOC106431703 — protein MARCYLIISSLLLLLVALSISPSHSINIKSASFLSPKQVMTPGSVADPYLFDIDFPRGHIGLKGFDAEVVDQDGNPVPLHETYLHHWVVHPYYVRKGLNLSHLDTPRNLGSSPDYILVSNGGLCRNRVRQYFGLGSETRKTSTYVPDPYAIEIGNPEKVPDGYEFKWLLNIHAIDTRGVVDKQGCTECRCGLYNVTVDEYGRALEPGYKGGQDCCYDKTQCRLRNGFDSGNKTRTVYLKYTVRWVDWDSSVLLPAKVYILDVTDSWERSEGSTGDNQEHFCHVEYDVKPCKTKGDGCVDVKKKSLMMPFNGYIVYGVAHQHAGGIGAALYREDGEVICSSMPKYGNGDEPGSEAGYIVGMSSCYPEPVKVTNGETLSLEFNYSNVIGHTGVMGLFYILVAQQLPGPESFLQAHSSSLGFLAFLAVTVAVVVLIVAVVYRRKDREDGYQSLST, from the exons ATGGCTCGTTGTTACCTGATCATCTCgtccttacttcttcttctggtcGCGTTAAGCATATCGCCTAGCCACAGCATTAACATCAAGTCCGCAAGTTTCCTATCACCAAAACAAGTCATGACTCCAGGATCAGTCGCAGACCCTTACCTGTTCGACATCGATTTCCCTAGAGGCCACATCGGCCTCAAAGGTTTCGACGCCGAAGTAGTCGACCAAGACGGTAACCCCGTCCCGTTACACGAGACATATCTCCACCACTGGGTTGTGCACCCTTACTACGTGCGTAAAGGTCTCAACCTTTCGCACCTAGACACGCCTAGGAACCTTGGTTCGAGCCCTGATTATATTCTCGTTAGTAACGGAGGGTTGTGTAGGAACAGAGTTAGACAATACTTTGGGTTAGGATCAGAAACACGCAAGACTTCGACGTATGTTCCTGATCCTTACGCGATCGAGATCGGTAACCCGGAGAAAGTACCTGATGGGTATGAGTTCAAATGGCTTCTAAATATTCACGCTATTGACACTAGAGGGGTTGTGGATAAACAAGGATGCACCGAGTGTCGGTGTGGTCTTTATAATGTAACGGTTGATGAGTACGGTCGAGCTTTAGAACCTGGATACAAAGGAGGTCAAGACTGCTGCTACGATAAGACTCAATGTCGGTTAAGAAACGGATTCGACAgtggaaacaaaacaagaacTGTGTATCTTAAGTATACTGTGAGATGGGTTGATTGGGACAGCTCGGTTTTGTTGCCGGCTAAGGTTTATATTCTCGATGTAACGGATTCTTGGGAACGGTCAGAAGGATCAACAGGAGATAACCAAGAACATTTTTGTCAT GTGGAATATGACGTGAAACCGTGCAAAACTAAGGGTGATGGGTGTGTCGATGTTAAGAAAAAGAGCTTAATGATGCCGTTTAACGGGTATATTGTCTATGGAGTAGCTCACCAGCACGCAGGTGGTATCGGTGCAGCTCTGTACCGAGAG GACGGTGAGGTAATATGCTCCTCGATGCCGAAGTATGGCAATGGAGATGAGCCTGGAAGCGAAGCTGGTTACATCGTTGGAATGTCGTCTTGTTATCCTGAACCGGTGAAAGTGACTAATGGAGAGACACTGTCTTTGGAGTTCAATTACAGTAATGTCATTGGTCATACAGGAGTCATGGGACTCTTTTACATCCTCGTTGCTCAGCAGCTGCCTGGACCGGAGAGCTTCTTGCAG GCACATTCGAGTAGTTTGGGCTTTTTAGCCTTTCTTGCAGTGACGGTGGCGGTTGTGGTTCTAATAGTCGCCGTGGTATACCGGAGAAAGGACCGGGAAGATGGTTACCAATCACTTAGTACCTAA